A stretch of Magnetococcales bacterium DNA encodes these proteins:
- a CDS encoding NnrS family protein gives MKLFPRLAGGTEPMTPLGILLLQGFRIFFTLAGIWSVTAMAAWLAFLAGWIPLHSPWSVIQLHGHEMLFGFTSAAAAGFLLSATPVWSKTPPLTGLPLNALVIAWLLGRGAALLGCCLPPWVQAVADVGFFAGFLYFLTPTLWFTGNRVHRIFPVLVALMAVGDLLTHLEALAWTRESARTGVMLGVNAIVFFLAMTGGHIMPMFTRDALKARGEDPSFAISPPLEIAGAVTLTLVVLADLFWPVENGAGWIFLAAGSVQGVRLARWHGHKTLGTPLLWVLHLGYLWLVAGLLLRGVARLTGLLNDTTAVHALTVGAMGLFTLGIMARIALAHTGRPLNNPSRVLTGAFLIMTGAALARVFWVSGAPETGIWLAGGLWIVAYLLFCRIILPILSAPRPDGQAG, from the coding sequence TTGAAACTTTTTCCCCGTCTGGCCGGTGGAACGGAACCCATGACCCCCTTGGGGATCCTGTTGCTCCAGGGGTTCCGGATTTTTTTCACCCTGGCCGGAATCTGGTCCGTGACGGCCATGGCCGCTTGGTTGGCCTTTCTGGCCGGGTGGATCCCTCTGCACAGCCCCTGGTCCGTGATCCAGCTGCATGGCCATGAGATGCTGTTCGGCTTCACGTCCGCGGCGGCGGCGGGTTTTCTGCTCTCCGCCACGCCAGTATGGTCGAAAACTCCTCCTTTGACCGGATTGCCCCTGAATGCGTTGGTCATCGCTTGGCTGCTGGGGCGGGGGGCCGCGCTCCTGGGTTGCTGCCTCCCTCCCTGGGTCCAGGCTGTGGCCGATGTGGGTTTTTTTGCCGGTTTTCTTTATTTCCTGACGCCCACCTTGTGGTTTACCGGCAATCGGGTCCATCGCATTTTTCCGGTGCTGGTGGCGCTGATGGCTGTCGGTGACCTGCTGACCCATCTGGAAGCGTTGGCCTGGACCCGGGAGAGCGCCCGGACCGGGGTGATGCTCGGGGTGAATGCCATCGTTTTCTTTCTGGCCATGACCGGTGGCCACATCATGCCCATGTTCACCCGGGACGCCCTGAAAGCCCGTGGCGAGGATCCCTCTTTCGCCATTTCCCCCCCTTTGGAAATCGCTGGAGCCGTTACCCTGACCCTGGTGGTGCTGGCGGATCTGTTCTGGCCCGTCGAAAACGGCGCAGGCTGGATCTTTCTGGCCGCCGGAAGCGTGCAGGGGGTGCGTCTGGCCCGCTGGCATGGACACAAGACCCTCGGAACACCATTGCTTTGGGTGTTGCATCTGGGATACCTTTGGTTGGTGGCGGGATTGCTGTTGCGGGGTGTGGCCCGGCTCACCGGTCTGTTGAACGACACCACCGCCGTACACGCCTTGACGGTCGGCGCCATGGGACTGTTCACCCTGGGGATCATGGCCCGCATCGCGTTGGCCCATACCGGTCGTCCCTTGAATAATCCATCCCGGGTTTTGACTGGGGCGTTCCTGATCATGACCGGAGCCGCTCTGGCGCGGGTTTTTTGGGTGTCCGGGGCGCCCGAAACCGGGATTTGGCTTGCCGGGGGGTTGTGGATCGTTGCTTATCTGTTATTCTGCAGGATCATTTTACCCATTCTGTCCGCGCCGCGACCGGATGGCCAGGCCGGATGA
- a CDS encoding putative DNA binding domain-containing protein, translating to MENANRPDAGRERDIDLINDLRALPNETPWVEFKQDNTHPEMIGRLASALANSCRLEDRERAYVLWGIDDSTHRVVGSAFDPDGGKVGNQGLAIWLNQALQSSVAFQFRVVDHPDGRVVILEIPPALLAPVMFKGTPFIRIGSATTNLTDHPVHYHALIERLRPYTWEHGMAQGYVTSEEVLDLLDDSKYLQLTGQPRPDSRAGILERLEADRLIGRDAGARWNITNLGAILFARDMRKFDPSLARKAVRFVAYDGRDRTRTVTHRRDWIQGYAAGFEEWVGYLNGLLPQNEHIGQAFREEHPLFPALAIRELLVNALIHQDMTVSGTGPSIELFSDRIEITNPGKPLMQADRMIDLPPRSRNESLAALMRRMRLCEEQGSGLDKVIAQVELFQLPPPLFRVGEDSMQVVLYGPRSFADMTQDERIRACYHHAVLKCLSGDRMKNATLCERFGIDKKNAAMASGVLQKALAAGLIKPADPEHPRAGYVPAWWA from the coding sequence ATTGAAAACGCAAACAGGCCAGACGCGGGTCGGGAACGTGACATCGACCTGATCAACGATCTGCGGGCCTTGCCGAACGAAACCCCCTGGGTCGAATTCAAGCAGGACAATACCCATCCCGAGATGATCGGCAGGCTTGCCTCCGCTCTTGCCAACTCCTGTCGGCTGGAGGATCGGGAGCGCGCTTATGTGCTGTGGGGAATCGACGATTCAACCCATCGGGTGGTGGGTTCTGCGTTTGATCCCGATGGTGGCAAGGTGGGCAACCAGGGGCTGGCGATTTGGCTGAATCAGGCGTTGCAGTCCAGTGTCGCTTTTCAGTTTCGGGTTGTGGACCATCCGGATGGACGGGTGGTCATTCTGGAGATCCCGCCCGCTTTGCTGGCCCCGGTGATGTTCAAAGGGACACCTTTTATTCGTATCGGCAGCGCCACGACGAATCTGACGGATCATCCGGTTCATTATCACGCCTTGATTGAGCGTTTGCGTCCATATACCTGGGAGCATGGGATGGCTCAAGGGTATGTCACGTCTGAGGAGGTTCTGGATCTTCTGGATGATTCCAAATACCTGCAATTGACCGGTCAACCGCGTCCAGACAGTCGCGCTGGAATCTTAGAGCGATTGGAAGCCGATCGCCTGATCGGTCGGGATGCGGGCGCGCGTTGGAATATCACCAATCTTGGTGCTATTCTGTTTGCACGGGATATGAGGAAATTCGATCCTTCGTTGGCGCGCAAAGCGGTGCGTTTCGTGGCGTATGACGGGCGTGACAGAACCAGGACCGTCACCCACAGGCGGGATTGGATTCAGGGTTATGCGGCCGGTTTTGAGGAGTGGGTAGGATACCTTAATGGATTGCTGCCCCAAAACGAGCATATCGGTCAGGCATTTCGGGAGGAGCATCCTTTGTTTCCCGCGTTGGCCATCCGGGAATTGCTGGTGAACGCCTTGATCCACCAAGACATGACCGTGAGTGGAACCGGACCGTCGATTGAGTTGTTTTCGGATCGAATCGAAATCACCAATCCGGGCAAGCCGCTCATGCAAGCCGATCGCATGATTGATCTGCCTCCCAGATCCCGGAACGAGAGTTTGGCTGCCTTGATGCGTCGCATGCGTCTGTGCGAGGAGCAGGGGAGTGGTTTGGACAAGGTGATCGCGCAAGTCGAGCTGTTTCAATTGCCGCCGCCATTGTTTCGTGTCGGCGAGGATTCCATGCAGGTCGTTCTTTATGGACCGCGTTCTTTTGCCGACATGACCCAGGATGAACGGATTCGGGCCTGTTATCACCATGCCGTATTGAAGTGTCTCAGCGGTGATCGCATGAAGAACGCCACCTTGTGTGAGCGGTTTGGCATCGACAAGAAGAATGCCGCCATGGCATCCGGGGTGCTCCAGAAAGCCTTGGCGGCCGGACTGATCAAGCCGGCTGATCCCGAGCACCCCAGAGCCGGATATGTTCCGGCCTGGTGGGCATAA
- a CDS encoding ribonuclease D: protein MTTQHAPNAGPLPGQAVVLLDDLDPERQRCYLESRYLAIDTETMGLKTRRDRLCLVQMCNEAGVITLVQTRSFQAPRLKEVLESDRVEKIAHFARFDVAAVKHWLGVEIQPVFCTKIASRLTRTFTDRHGLKDLASELLGIEMNKEQQSSDWAAEHLSDKQIAYAASDVIHLVALKARLEAMLQREGRLELALACMRFLPQRVALDLAGWEEEDIFAHH, encoded by the coding sequence ATGACCACCCAACACGCCCCGAATGCGGGTCCGTTGCCCGGCCAGGCCGTGGTATTGCTCGATGATCTGGATCCCGAGCGTCAACGTTGTTACCTGGAGAGCCGTTATCTGGCCATCGACACCGAAACCATGGGATTGAAAACCCGGCGGGATCGTCTGTGTCTGGTGCAGATGTGCAACGAGGCGGGAGTGATCACCCTGGTGCAGACCCGTTCTTTCCAGGCGCCGCGCCTCAAGGAGGTTTTGGAGTCCGACCGGGTGGAAAAAATTGCCCATTTCGCCCGTTTCGACGTGGCCGCTGTGAAACATTGGCTGGGGGTGGAGATCCAACCGGTCTTTTGCACCAAGATCGCCTCGCGGCTGACCCGCACTTTCACGGATCGTCACGGCCTCAAGGATTTGGCCTCCGAGCTGCTCGGCATCGAGATGAACAAGGAACAACAATCCTCGGACTGGGCCGCCGAACACCTGTCGGACAAACAGATCGCCTACGCCGCGTCGGATGTGATCCATCTGGTGGCCCTCAAGGCGCGTCTGGAGGCCATGCTGCAACGGGAAGGCCGGCTGGAACTGGCCTTGGCCTGCATGCGTTTTCTGCCCCAGCGGGTGGCGTTGGATCTGGCGGGCTGGGAGGAGGAGGATATTTTTGCCCACCATTGA
- a CDS encoding tryptophan synthase subunit alpha has product MSHTTLEPFIRQRLARRTADGQLPILLMSHLVLGYPSLDENRRVIDAMAAAGVELMELQIPFSEPIADGPVIARANQAALDQGFQVAEGLAFAAECVQRHPDVAFLIMTYGNILMAYGVERFIRRAAELGARGLIIPDWPPQEAAEPMAWCRLESLDWIQLFTPTSTDERLNQIGQWAAGLCYCVARKGVTGTRTDFNSALNHFLGRCRMATTAPLAVGFGVRTPEDVRSLTGQAEIAVVGTAALEIHLQDGAEAVGDFFKGLRSG; this is encoded by the coding sequence ATGTCTCATACCACCCTGGAACCCTTCATCCGTCAGCGCCTTGCCCGGCGGACCGCCGACGGGCAACTGCCCATTCTGCTCATGTCCCATCTGGTGCTGGGTTATCCCTCCCTGGACGAAAACCGGCGGGTGATCGATGCCATGGCCGCCGCAGGGGTGGAATTGATGGAGCTGCAAATCCCCTTTTCCGAACCCATCGCCGATGGACCGGTCATTGCCCGCGCCAATCAGGCGGCCTTGGATCAGGGCTTTCAGGTGGCCGAAGGATTGGCCTTCGCCGCCGAATGCGTGCAGCGTCATCCTGATGTGGCGTTTTTGATCATGACCTATGGGAATATTCTCATGGCCTACGGGGTGGAACGGTTCATCCGGCGGGCCGCCGAACTGGGGGCGCGGGGATTGATCATTCCGGACTGGCCCCCCCAGGAGGCCGCGGAACCCATGGCTTGGTGTCGTCTGGAGTCTTTGGACTGGATCCAGTTGTTCACCCCCACCTCCACGGATGAACGGTTGAACCAGATCGGTCAATGGGCCGCAGGGCTGTGTTATTGCGTGGCCCGCAAGGGGGTGACGGGTACCCGTACCGATTTCAACAGCGCATTGAATCATTTTCTGGGGCGTTGCCGCATGGCCACCACCGCCCCTCTGGCGGTGGGATTCGGAGTGCGTACCCCGGAGGATGTTCGTTCCCTGACGGGTCAGGCGGAGATTGCCGTGGTCGGCACCGCCGCCTTGGAGATCCATCTGCAAGACGGAGCCGAGGCGGTCGGTGATTTTTTCAAGGGGTTGCGTTCGGGGTGA